From the genome of Gemmatimonadota bacterium, one region includes:
- a CDS encoding thioredoxin family protein — MTPDRFAAAPDFPTFLSTVAANTELWPAVYRTARLPEGMVERARAIPGEWKLIALAEDWCGDAVNVVPILSKLVEQLPNFELKVMGRDANPDLMDSHLTGTSRSIPVVIVLDDQFEEVGWWGPRPGPLQEWFMAEGLQLEKTERYKHVRQWYARDRGRTLLDEILRIAERASAGEGVGESVAGGGVV, encoded by the coding sequence ATGACCCCTGATCGTTTCGCTGCAGCCCCGGACTTTCCCACCTTCCTCTCGACGGTCGCTGCCAACACCGAGCTCTGGCCGGCGGTGTACCGGACCGCGCGCCTCCCCGAGGGGATGGTCGAGCGCGCGCGGGCCATTCCCGGGGAGTGGAAGCTGATTGCCCTGGCCGAGGACTGGTGCGGGGACGCGGTCAACGTCGTCCCGATCCTCTCCAAGCTGGTCGAGCAGCTCCCGAACTTCGAGTTGAAGGTCATGGGGCGCGATGCCAACCCCGACCTGATGGACAGCCACCTGACGGGGACGTCCCGCTCGATTCCGGTCGTGATCGTCCTGGACGACCAGTTCGAGGAAGTCGGCTGGTGGGGGCCGCGCCCCGGGCCGCTGCAGGAGTGGTTCATGGCCGAGGGGCTCCAGCTGGAGAAGACCGAGCGCTACAAGCACGTGCGCCAGTGGTACGCGCGCGACCGCGGGCGGACGCTCCTGGACGAGATCCTGCGGATCGCCGAGCGTGCCTCGGCGGGAGAAGGGGTGGGGGAATCGGTGGCGGGGGGAGGGGTCGTCTGA